In Anopheles arabiensis isolate DONGOLA chromosome 2, AaraD3, whole genome shotgun sequence, the genomic window ATATTCATTGATTAAAAAGATAATAAAACATAGAATAATCACTCAAAATATACTTACATTCATACGGAACAGTGACTGGCAATCTTCTCCACTGTAACGAAAGAAGAACAAATGTTAGAGAACAAAAATAGTGCGGTTGAGTCCTATACAAtttaaacacaatcaaaaatTTCTACTTACTTCTGATACAATGCGGTGTTAATATCACCGAAAATTTCTCCGTTCAGCATCTCCATATTGGATGCCATGGCGTAAGATCTGGTAAAACTACCTGTTGaacgaaagaagaaacaaagcaCCCGGGTGGTTAGAACAGTTTGTCGATGCTCTTGTGTTGAAAAATCGTCGATTTCTGCGTTGGGTCAATAGAAATCAAGCACAAGAAACCTTGGACGCAGGTAGAGAAAATAGGCGTTTCAACGGACCGAAGGAAcgaagaaaaggaaatatGCAAGAATCAGAGTGGAAAGAACATGCCTCCTACCAGGAGaaagaagcataaaaaagaaacgcaaaaCATCTTCAACCGGGCGTCGATGTGTGAGTGTAGACTCTTCCAAGAAAATCATACATAGGCTTGGCCTCCGACGGAGAAATCACACCACCATAATATTGTGTAATTTTCTGGAGTTTAGCGCATCGCGACCATCGGCGAAAACGAGCCCCCTTATTCTATATGCACCCCTATAATTGCTAAGCCCTTCAAGGGGCAGGTTCTTTTCTTCTCGGGTTCAGCAAAATAGGCCCATTAAAAACCGGTTATGGGCGAATCGTGATGACTCATAAGATCTCGAACCCGCGCCATCTTTAATCGGGTCGCGTTAATTTCGCACACAACGATGGAGCCCCTCAATATAAACATTGCATCAGAATTCCTGCACAGCAACCAGAGACACGAGATATAATAATTGAGGttaaacattttctacttaCTTTTTATAACAACGTGGTCACATTCACAACGAGGTACACATAAATCACATTCAATCACGGATGTAGCCAGCTTCACTCCCATTTACATTAGACGGCCACTTTTTGCTCACAACtactaacaaacaaacttagaaaaaaaacttcactCCTACCAGCGTACGGAAACGACGGCGATTTGCGACCGATCACACCAAGCGTTCAAAACACAATAACATTGCCCTGCTGCCGGTGCCGCTTTGAATGCGCTGGACCGGTAAAGGAAGCTCTTCTACTTCTTGTTTTCCCGATTCTATCTCTTCCGCTTGTCACAATTGTCAATAACAACAAGTTTGTTTTTCAAGTTTCTACTGACCACAATCAGTGTTTTGTTCATGAAAATGCTTTCAGTTTATACTGTGTTaccatatttttaatttaattctaaATTCTCGTAAATGCTGCCCGTAAAAAAGTGTCactgtttttatatgaataaaaaaatcttcaacCGGTTGGGATGAACGGTGAACTCTGGTTGGTGTAAAAGTAAAAAGCTGGACGTTATCATCCGCAATAGAACGATTTTCTCCTTGCATTCTTCGTTTTATAAGCTGTGTTCTGcaatgaaacataaattaatCCATACGAGCAATTTCttttaatcaattaaaatttacacaaaaacaccattttgAACCGGTTCGCGAACAGCTTCGTCGAAGAACTGTCAAAATAGGGTTTGACAGCAGCGCCAATGCTATTTTGTCTTCGCTCTCGCTGTGTTCTGCAATGCTCGTAATTTCGCGTTCCTCTTGCTAACTTCGGATTAGTTACAGTAAGTTAATAATTTTACGAGGCGAATGTACTGAAATTGTCTTGAAAACCACGGCTAAAAGTGCGTGTTGAAGTGGGAAAGTAAACGAAACCCGCTTCCCGTCTTCGCAGAGGAAGCTGTATCGTTCGCAGTGAGGTTATGTTGGCGCGTTTTTTGACGGCTGCCTTGTGAGTGTGAGTGGTGTGTTGTGCGGTGCAAAAGAAAGCCGATTCAAGGTGACGAAAAGTGAGCGAAAATCtttgtgtgcatttgtgtAGAACTGCGTTCTAGAAGGTCCAGCTGCTCGGCCGTGGTGAAGTGAACCCCGTGGTACCTTTGTTCGATCGCAGTCGTTTACGCGTTCGTTCGCCATGTTCGGTGCGAAGCCCGGTGGCTTTGGGCAGCCAACCACCAACACTGGGTTCGGTACGTTCGGGACCAACACGGCGGCTGCAAGCCCGTTCGGCCAGACGACCGCGTTCAGCAAACCGGCAACGGGTGCGTTTGGGGCGACTCCGGCCTTCGGACAGCAGCCCACGACGTCGCTCTTTGGCCAGACGCAGCAGACTGGCGGGCTGTTCGGGGCAAGCACCAGCACGGCACCAGCGTTTGGTGCGGCAACGACGCAACCAGGGTTTGGCGGTAAGTGGAAGCAATGGGGGAAGGCGCGATGCAATGCATTCGCATGACGTCACACTGCACTGAATGTTATTGCGTCGCAATTGGGACGACGATGCGTCATGAATGTTATGATTTCCCATTAGTTACATGATGCTTAATGCTATTTCTCCATTGCAGCCTTTGGCCAGGCACAGCCCCAAACGACGTCACTGTTCGGGACGCAAAACAATACCGCCGCCAATACGTCCCTGtttggcaacaacaacaacaccacgtTCGGTGCGGCCAAACCGGCCGGATTCGGTGGGTTTGGCCAACCCGCTACCCAAACGACATCCCTGTTCGGGCAGTCCACGACGAACAACACGGCCACGACGGGCTTCTTCGGGCAGAACACACAAACTGCCGGAGGATTGTTCGGCGCGGCAAAGCCGGCTTTCGGTGCGGCTACCGTACCGGGCGTCGTCGGTGGCAATGGCACGGCGGTGGCCAAGTATCAGCAAACCCACGGCACCGATACGCTGGTTAAGAATGGGCAGACGACCACCGTCAACACGAAGCAGCACTGTATTACGTTCATGAAGGATTACGAAAACAAATCCGTCGAGGAGCTTCGATTCGAAGACTATGCCGCCAACCGGAAGGGCCCACAGGCGGGCGCACCGGGCGCCGGGGGTCTGTTCGGAGCCGGCACACAATCGACCGGGCTGTTCGGTGGCACGGGCGCTACGCAGACGACCGGGCTGTTCGGACAGAATCAAGCCCAGCCAGCCGCGGGCGGGTTGTTCGGTACGTCGACCAACACGTTCGGCGCAACGACAACACCCGCCTTCGGCACCACTGCGGGCAGCACGTTCGGAAAGCCGTTCGGCAGCACACCGGCGGCCACTTCCGCGTCCGGCTTTGGCTTTGCGCAATCGACCACGTCCACACTGGGCGGAGGGTTGGGCGCGAACAAACCGGCGTTCGGTGCGACCGGTACGACCGGCGGACTGTTCGGACAAACGGCCGCCCCAGCGACCAACACCTTCGGCCAGACGCCGTTCGGTGGGTTCGGCACGCAGAACACGGCCGCCCAGCAGGGTGGACTGTTTTCGGGTGCGGGCGCTGGCACGGCTGCTCCGGCTGCCGGTGCGTTCGGGACGCTGGGCGCTCAGTCTACCCCGTCCAGCTTCAACTTCGGCACGAACACGCAAACCAGCGCGGCCGGATCGACGTTGTTCGGAGCGAAGCCGGCCAACACGTTCGGGACGCTCGGGGGCACCACGTTCGGGCAGAGTGCGACCTCTAGCGCGGCCACATTTGGGCTCGGTACGAATACGAACGCCGCGGCAGGAAACTCATTTTTTGGCAACACCTTCAACAAGCCAGCGGCGACAACATTCGGGCTGGGAACGAACACTGCAGCCGGTGGTGGGATCGGTGGAACGACCGGAGGGCTTACGTTCGGCACGGGCACATCGTCCCTGTTCGGTAACACGGCTGCGAAGCCGGGCGGTCTCGGCACCGGGACCAGCCTGTTCGGCAACACGTCCACCCTCGGTACGGGCGGTGCCTTCGGTACGATGAACATGGGGACGTCGTTCGGTGCCGGCACGGGTACCGGCGGACTCGGTATGTCGACGCTCGGTGGACTCGGCTCGATGGCGCAAGGTGCGGCAGGACAGCAAGCCGTCCCGATTCATCAGCAAATTCTGGCGATGGCTACCTCACCGTACGGCGATAATCCCATCTTCAAGGGTATCAAACCGTTGGCCGGACCATCGGAGGACTCGCTGAAGCCCACGAACCCTTCGGCCCAGAAGGCGATCCTGGAGGGATCCAACTACCAGCTAAAGATATCGTCCCGTTCCGGCAGCACGGACCGTGTTAAGGTGAAGCCGCTCGGTGCGGCACAGCTGAAGAAATCGATCTTTGAGGGATTGGAAGAGTACGACAGCACGCTGGAGGATAGCTTCACACTGAAGCCAAATGCGAAGCGCTTGATCATAAAGCCGCGCACTAGCAAATCCATGATCATCATTCCGGAGtcgggtggcggtggcgggcGAGAAGGAGGACAGTACAATCTGTCCGGCGCATCGAACACATCGATCGGTGGCGATGCTGCCCCGACCCCGACGCGTCTGTCCGGCGCTGGAGAATCATTCCGCAACCAAATTCCAACACACCCGAGCGACAGTGTAGCGGCGGGCAAAAATCAGCCGCAAGGATCGACCGACAGCAGCAGGCGAGTGTCGTGGCTGCAGTCGAACGTTCTGGACAAGgtgcgccagcagcagcagcaacagcaacagggcGGCAATCCGCGTCTCTCAGAGTCGGTGCTGGATAACACTATCAAAGAGTTTGCAGTTTCGTCTTCAACTATGCGAGCTGAAAGGGCTAGCTCGATGACGTCGGGTGCGATTCGCGAAGGTAGGATAGTATAACTCCGATTTTCCGTTTGTGCAGTAGCGTTCACTAATACGGTTTCCTTTCAGAATCGGGCGAAGCGGATGATGGCGGTCCGAGAAAGGGTGCCGGAAAGGACAGTGCCTCCAGCACATCGCCCGTCCTGGGCAATCAGACGGTAAATGATAGCTTCTCGCTTACGAATCGTTCCTTCTTGAACGAAACGAGCGTTGGGGGTGGAATCGGGACCGAACTGTCTACATCCGTCGCTGCTGTGGTGGAGGATGCCGAACCGCACCCCACAGGGATAGTGCTGCGTCGTGTGGGGTAAGTGGTTGGTGGGAAGTTTATGCGCGTGTCAATTTCtcatttcattgtttttcttcgcttttctGTCGCCGTACGCAGCTACTACACCATTCCTTCGCTGGATGAAATCGCGCAACTGATGGATGACGAGGGTCGATGCGTCGTTCCGAATTTCACCATCGGCCGCAAGGGTTACGGTAATGTGTACTTCAACGAACCGATCGACGTGGCCGGACTGAACCTGGACGAGATTGTGCACTTCCGCCACAAGGAAGTCATCATCTATCCGGACGATGAAAGCAAACCGCCGGTGGGCAGCGGCCTGAACCGCAAGGCTCAAATTACGCTGGACCAGGTCTGGCCGCACGATAAAACGCTGCACGAACCGATCAAAGATCCGCAGCGGCTGGCTCTGCTGGACTACGAGGGTAAGCTGCGGCGTGTGTGTGACAAGCACGATACGCGCTTCCTCGAGTACCGGCCCGATACGGGCAGCTGGGTGTTTAAGGTGGAACACTTTTCCAAGTACGGGTTGAGTGATAGCGACGACGAGGAGACGCCTCCCGTCGATCCCAAGAAGGTGAAAATCATGCCGATGGCCGGTCAGCAGCGAAAGGATCTGCTtcagaacaaaacacaaccaccTACCGGTGCCGTGCAGAAGCAAGGTGGTGAGCAAAACGGACAGGAGACAGAAGATGatcgacggcagcagcagcagcagcagatcaaGGATAGATCGGTCAATAACAATACGTTCCGGCACGTGGCTGCATTCGAGAATGgtgcggaggaggaggaattCAATCCGTCGACGTATGGCGATGAAAATATGAACTTTTCCTCCCAATACCATCGGGACAATCCGACCAGCCCGACGGCTGCTATCGCAATGGAGATGGGCACCGATCCGCACAAAATTCAGCTCATGAAGGCGTCCTTCTTCGCAGACGACGACTTCGATGGGCGATCGGTTGCGTCCGAGTTTGGCCACAGCGAGGACCGGGACAGTCCGGATCAGATCGTCCCAGGTACGGCAACGCGCCCGACGGTGACCGGAGGCCCCACCAGCGGTTTGCTGCTCCAGAGCCtgtacagcaacagcaatacCGTGCAGCGTAAGTCAAACGTGCCGCTGACGGGGCAATTGCTGAAGCTCGATGCGACACCCTCGGCGGGTGGTTTCGGTCCGGGCAGCTTGCTGAAAACATCTACCGCCAAAAGCATCCATGCCGGTTCGTCCCTGAGTTTGGTCTCGTCCAAACAAACGGCAGTGTCGAAGCAGCAGAAACAGGTGACTGCCGATGGCGGTGTGCTGCAGCCGACTCTTCCTCCCATTGCACGCCCGCTCGGTCCGCAGGCGAAGCCGCTCGCACTGAAACCAAAGGTTGAACAGCTGCACCCGATCAACATTGTGATTCCGCTGGCCAAGTCGATGCTGCGTCGCTTCCTGAACAACAAGTCCAACTTGGCCTTTTTCCACGGGCGCAAGTTTAAGGTCGGCTGGTCGTACGGCACGGCGATGGTGCAGCTAAATACGCGCGACAACTGTGCGGATCTGGTGCGTCACTTTGAGTCGCTCGTCAGCTCGACCCCCTCGCGGCTCACCCTGATCGGGATCGATGCGGTGAAACCGTTCTTCCGGGGTCGGGGGGATAATGATTTTTCCCCCGCGGCGATACAACTGCTGCGCCTCAAATCGACGGCCGAGCCGGTGACGTTGGACGACGAGTCGTTTGCCCGCACGATCGAGGGCCATCTGCGGGTGCGGCTGCGGCACGACGAGCGTCGCCATCGAGATGCGATGGAGAGCGACTGTCCGCATCTGGTAGCCGCCGGAAAGTATCAGGCGCTGGAGGATCATCTGCAGGAGGCACGCGCGCTGGTCGAAGTTTCGACCGATGAGTACGGTGAGCTGTGTGCGGAGGTTTGGGCACTGCTAGCCGCCCTGTGGGGAGCCCGGGAAGAGCTGGAGGGCGTCGATGAAGCCAGCCATCTGAGCACCATGTTCCGGCGTGACCTCTTCTCCGAATGGATCGAGGACGTGGTCACCATACGCTCGCAGCAGAGCAGCAAAAAGGGCGAAAAGCGCGACTATCTCGaccagctgctcgagctgatCCAAACGCACAAGGTGCTGGAGGCGTGCGAGCTCGCTTTCACCAACAACGACATCAATCTGGCGATGCTGCTGGCCCAGATCTCCGGTGGGCCGGTAGTGCGGCAGCTGCTCCAGCACCAGCTCACCTGCTGGCAGGACTCGGAGGCGGATAAGTTTATCGATCCGCGGCGGCTGGAAGCGTTCATGGCGATTGCCGGCATACGCATGATGAGCTCTTCGCACGGTCCCATCAACATGTTCGAGCACGTCGACTGGCTGAAGGCACTGGCGCTGCACCTGTGGTACGTGTGCCCACCGACCGCGTCCATTACGGACGCACTGGTGGGCTACGAGGAGGCGTTCGGGTCGACCGAGTTCTTTACCCATCCGCCGCTGCCACCGTACCGTGCGCGGTACGCACAGAAGGGACCGAACAATGGTCCCATCCACGATCTGCGCTTCCACCTGCTGAAGCTGTACTCGAAGCGTAGCTACCCGCTGGAACCGCTGCTAAATCCGGCCTCCCACACCGCGGACGTGACCGACTATCGGCTGAGCTGGCTTCTGCTGCAGGTGCTGGAGACGCTTGGCTATCATCACTGTTCGGAGTTCAGCCGCAGCCAGATACACGTCGCCTTCGCGAGCCAGCTCGAAAGCCACGGGCTGTGGCAGTGGGCAGTGTATGTGCTGCTGCATCTGAGCGACAAGGCACGGCGGGAGCTGTCCATTCAGCAGCTACTGTACCGACACATCCAGCTCGTATCGGACAGTGCGATCGACGACGATACGCTGGAAGCGGAGCGGCAGGAGTACCTCTCCCGGGAAAGCTTCATCGTGGAAGAGCTAGGCGTTCCGGAAAAGTGGATTTTCTGGGCGAAAGCGGTCCGCGCCGGTGCCGAGTTCGATTACAAGCAGCAGGCACACTATCTGCTGCTAGCCAAGCAATGGGCGTTGGCGCACGATATCATACTGCAGCACTTGGCGCCGGAGTTTGTGATGCACAGTAAGTGGGGAATTGATCGATATTGCGGCTATCAGGAAGCTGTGTAATGATTGTGTATTATTTTCTCCCTCCCTTTTGCAGGCAAAGTGCCACAGCTGAAAGCAATGCTGGATAGTATCGAGGACACCAAacagataccgagctggtcaaCGAAGGGTCAAATTTTGGTCGATTTCATTGAGCTGAATGCGCAGGTAATGTTGGTTTGACGATACAACTTCAATTCGTGTACGTCCCCAATACCTAAATCCCGTTCCCAAATTTTACTTCCAGTTCGAGGTGATGCAAGAAGCCATGGACGAGGCAGTGGTTGAACAGCGGCTGGAAGGGCTGAAGCCGAAGCTGTCGGAGCTCTGCTCCGTGCTCAGGATGTTCCCCTGCCCAACGCCAAAGCACCGTCTTTTGCAGAGCGAAATAGCGCAACGGCTTGCCTACCTCATCCGCACGCACTACGCCGACGATCCGCAGATCAGTGGCAGTGCGCTGATGCGTGGCGCGCTCGAACGATTACCCTTGCCGGAGGAGCACGTGCTGGAGGAGCTGGACCACATGCTGCGCGCATTCATGGCGGAGGAATTAAAGCAGAAATGAGCGGATAGGAATTAAAGCAGGGGTGAGAATAGCATAACACCTTAGCTGCGTGCCCGTAACGAATTGTACATTATGTTGTGGTCATTGTGTTTGTGGTGAATTAGGTTCGCCGTAATGCGCCCCGCAATAGGCTAGGCGGGGCTCTAATGCACGCCTAAAAGGAAGTAAATAGAGATACGAGGATACGGCACGAGATCAGTGGAGCAGTGCAGCAGCTACCGTGTACAAGCGTACGATTTCCTTTCTTGTTGTACTACTAAGTGACTCTATTCGATATAAAATAAcattacataaataaaacaattatgcGAAGAGCAGAAACAAACGCTGGCCCTGGCttactttgtgtgtgtgtgcgtgcgtgtgtagcATCCGAAAAAAGGGGGTAGAGAAAATCCCAAGCGACAATCTGTTTGTTTCTGAGCTTTGGTGTAGTttgtaataaataatttatttatttttttataaagagCGTTcttcatttaaataattaaataatcaattaaaatagTAAACCTTCATTGAGACAGATGTTATAAGCTGAGATATATATCCAATATGATGGCTCGCTGTTGGGGAgcgcttgctgttgctgttctcTCTTCTCACTGCTTCCTTTGTGTGCTTCTTCGCTCCGATATTGTTCTTCTACCTCTGcactatttatgttttatt contains:
- the LOC120893828 gene encoding nuclear pore complex protein Nup98-Nup96; translation: MFGAKPGGFGQPTTNTGFGTFGTNTAAASPFGQTTAFSKPATGAFGATPAFGQQPTTSLFGQTQQTGGLFGASTSTAPAFGAATTQPGFGAFGQAQPQTTSLFGTQNNTAANTSLFGNNNNTTFGAAKPAGFGGFGQPATQTTSLFGQSTTNNTATTGFFGQNTQTAGGLFGAAKPAFGAATVPGVVGGNGTAVAKYQQTHGTDTLVKNGQTTTVNTKQHCITFMKDYENKSVEELRFEDYAANRKGPQAGAPGAGGLFGAGTQSTGLFGGTGATQTTGLFGQNQAQPAAGGLFGTSTNTFGATTTPAFGTTAGSTFGKPFGSTPAATSASGFGFAQSTTSTLGGGLGANKPAFGATGTTGGLFGQTAAPATNTFGQTPFGGFGTQNTAAQQGGLFSGAGAGTAAPAAGAFGTLGAQSTPSSFNFGTNTQTSAAGSTLFGAKPANTFGTLGGTTFGQSATSSAATFGLGTNTNAAAGNSFFGNTFNKPAATTFGLGTNTAAGGGIGGTTGGLTFGTGTSSLFGNTAAKPGGLGTGTSLFGNTSTLGTGGAFGTMNMGTSFGAGTGTGGLGMSTLGGLGSMAQGAAGQQAVPIHQQILAMATSPYGDNPIFKGIKPLAGPSEDSLKPTNPSAQKAILEGSNYQLKISSRSGSTDRVKVKPLGAAQLKKSIFEGLEEYDSTLEDSFTLKPNAKRLIIKPRTSKSMIIIPESGGGGGREGGQYNLSGASNTSIGGDAAPTPTRLSGAGESFRNQIPTHPSDSVAAGKNQPQGSTDSSRRVSWLQSNVLDKVRQQQQQQQQGGNPRLSESVLDNTIKEFAVSSSTMRAERASSMTSGAIREESGEADDGGPRKGAGKDSASSTSPVLGNQTVNDSFSLTNRSFLNETSVGGGIGTELSTSVAAVVEDAEPHPTGIVLRRVGYYTIPSLDEIAQLMDDEGRCVVPNFTIGRKGYGNVYFNEPIDVAGLNLDEIVHFRHKEVIIYPDDESKPPVGSGLNRKAQITLDQVWPHDKTLHEPIKDPQRLALLDYEGKLRRVCDKHDTRFLEYRPDTGSWVFKVEHFSKYGLSDSDDEETPPVDPKKVKIMPMAGQQRKDLLQNKTQPPTGAVQKQGGEQNGQETEDDRRQQQQQQIKDRSVNNNTFRHVAAFENGAEEEEFNPSTYGDENMNFSSQYHRDNPTSPTAAIAMEMGTDPHKIQLMKASFFADDDFDGRSVASEFGHSEDRDSPDQIVPGTATRPTVTGGPTSGLLLQSLYSNSNTVQRKSNVPLTGQLLKLDATPSAGGFGPGSLLKTSTAKSIHAGSSLSLVSSKQTAVSKQQKQVTADGGVLQPTLPPIARPLGPQAKPLALKPKVEQLHPINIVIPLAKSMLRRFLNNKSNLAFFHGRKFKVGWSYGTAMVQLNTRDNCADLVRHFESLVSSTPSRLTLIGIDAVKPFFRGRGDNDFSPAAIQLLRLKSTAEPVTLDDESFARTIEGHLRVRLRHDERRHRDAMESDCPHLVAAGKYQALEDHLQEARALVEVSTDEYGELCAEVWALLAALWGAREELEGVDEASHLSTMFRRDLFSEWIEDVVTIRSQQSSKKGEKRDYLDQLLELIQTHKVLEACELAFTNNDINLAMLLAQISGGPVVRQLLQHQLTCWQDSEADKFIDPRRLEAFMAIAGIRMMSSSHGPINMFEHVDWLKALALHLWYVCPPTASITDALVGYEEAFGSTEFFTHPPLPPYRARYAQKGPNNGPIHDLRFHLLKLYSKRSYPLEPLLNPASHTADVTDYRLSWLLLQVLETLGYHHCSEFSRSQIHVAFASQLESHGLWQWAVYVLLHLSDKARRELSIQQLLYRHIQLVSDSAIDDDTLEAERQEYLSRESFIVEELGVPEKWIFWAKAVRAGAEFDYKQQAHYLLLAKQWALAHDIILQHLAPEFVMHSKVPQLKAMLDSIEDTKQIPSWSTKGQILVDFIELNAQFEVMQEAMDEAVVEQRLEGLKPKLSELCSVLRMFPCPTPKHRLLQSEIAQRLAYLIRTHYADDPQISGSALMRGALERLPLPEEHVLEELDHMLRAFMAEELKQK